In one Conger conger chromosome 5, fConCon1.1, whole genome shotgun sequence genomic region, the following are encoded:
- the hsf2 gene encoding heat shock factor protein 2 isoform X2: protein MLHVHALPREYIYEGNSFLVLDEQRFAKEILPKFFKHNNMASFVRQLNMYGFRKVMHIDTGIVKQERDGPVEFQHPFFKHGQDDLLENIKRKVSSARPEDPKIRQEGLSNILLSVQNIQGKQDSMDSRLASLNRENEALWREVADLRQKHASQQQVVKKLVQFIITLVQNNRVLSLKRKRPLLMNSGKKPKFIHPIFDDPVEHSKGSANGLSGLKSTAELTDDVIICDVTDDDTEIVDDTSRILDQTEVEIVEMNCGDDALEGRGAQGILRTEFEEPPKSPADSPLTSSALQVNKSPGLSLEDPLKLMDSILSENGAISQNINLLGKVELMDYLDSIDCSLEDFQAMLYGKQFMDSDIVEETDSSKEKAGQSTKGLKSDASNTDKQLIQYTTCPLLAFLDGCTPLAESGQSSGDLGDTLLEPSLDPEQPPCGASLVHLESLEQEEQPVRSSLIRLEPLTEAEASEATLFYLCELSPEVPGSDTSHLEV, encoded by the exons ATGCTGCATGTACATGCTCTTCCACGTGAGTACATTTAC GAGGGCAACAGCTTCCTGGTGTTGGATGAACAGCGTTTTGCCAAGGAAATACTTCCCAAGTTTTTTAAGCACAACAACATGGCCAGCTTTGTCAGGCAGCTCAACATGT ATGGATTCCGTAAAGTTATGCACATTGACACAGGCATCGTGAAGCAGGAACGCGACGGACCAGTGGAATTTCAGCATCCCTTTTTCAAGCACGGACAGGATGACTTGCTGGAAAACATCAAGAGAAAG GTGTCTTCAGCAAGGCCAGAGGACCCTAAGATTCGGCAAGAAGGCCTGTCAAACATTCTGCTCAGTGTGCAGAATATCCAGGGTAAACAAGACAGTATGGATTCCAGACTTGCCTCTCTGAATAG GGAGAATGAGGCTCTGTGGAGGGAGGTGGCGGACCTGAGGCAAAAGCACGCCAGTCAGCAGCAAGTCGTGAAGAAG CTCGTGCAGTTCATCATTACGCTCGTCCAAAACAATCGTGTTTTGAGTTTGAAACGCAAGAG GCCTCTACTCATGAACAGTGGGAAGAAGCCCAAATTCATCCATCCCATTTTCGACGATCCTGTAGAGCACAGTAAA GGGTCCGCCAACGGCCTCAGTGGTTTAAAGAGCACCGCCGAGCTCACCGACGACGTCATCATCTGCGATGTCACCGACGACGACACGGAGATCGTGGACGACACCTCCAGGATCCTGGATCAGAC GGAGGTGGAGATTGTGGAGATGAACTGTGGGGATGACGCACTGGAGGGAAGGGGAGCACAGGGCATACTGAGGACAGAGTTTGAGGAACCCCCCAAAAGCCCCGCAGACAGCCCCCTGACCAGCAGCGCCCTACAGGTCAACAAGTCCCCTGGCCTGAGTCTGGAGGACCCCCTCAAATTAATGGACTCCATCCTCAGTGAAAACGGAGCCATCTCGCAGAACATCAACCTTCTGGGGAA GGTTGAGCTAATGGACTACCTGGACAGCATTGACTGCAGTTTGGAGGACTTTCAGGCCATGCTATATGGGAAACAGTTCATGGACTCAGACATTGTAGAG GAGACTGACAGCTCAAAAGAAAAGGCTGGTCAGTCGACCAAAGGGCTCAAGTCTGATGCCTCTAACACAG ATAAACAGCTGATCCAGTACACcacctgccccctgctggccttCTTGGACGGATGCACCCCGCTGGCTGAGTCGGGGCAGTCCAGCGGGGACCTGGGCGACACGCTGCTGGAGCCCAGCCTGGACCCGGAGCAGCCTCCCTGCGGGGCGTCCCTGGTCCACCTGGAGAgcctggagcaggaggagcagccgGTCCGGAGCTCGCTCATCCGGCTGGAGCCGCTGACGGAGGCCGAGGCCAGCGAGGCCACCCTGTTCTACCTGTGCGAACTGAGCCCGGAGGTGCCGGGCTCCGACACCTCCCACCTGGAGGTGTGA
- the hsf2 gene encoding heat shock factor protein 2 isoform X1 has product MKQNSNVPAFLTKLWTLVEDTDTNEFICWSQEGNSFLVLDEQRFAKEILPKFFKHNNMASFVRQLNMYGFRKVMHIDTGIVKQERDGPVEFQHPFFKHGQDDLLENIKRKVSSARPEDPKIRQEGLSNILLSVQNIQGKQDSMDSRLASLNRENEALWREVADLRQKHASQQQVVKKLVQFIITLVQNNRVLSLKRKRPLLMNSGKKPKFIHPIFDDPVEHSKGSANGLSGLKSTAELTDDVIICDVTDDDTEIVDDTSRILDQTEVEIVEMNCGDDALEGRGAQGILRTEFEEPPKSPADSPLTSSALQVNKSPGLSLEDPLKLMDSILSENGAISQNINLLGKVELMDYLDSIDCSLEDFQAMLYGKQFMDSDIVEETDSSKEKAGQSTKGLKSDASNTDKQLIQYTTCPLLAFLDGCTPLAESGQSSGDLGDTLLEPSLDPEQPPCGASLVHLESLEQEEQPVRSSLIRLEPLTEAEASEATLFYLCELSPEVPGSDTSHLEV; this is encoded by the exons atgaaacaaaattccAATGTCCCTGCGTTCCTTACCAAGCTTTGGACTCTAGTCGAGGATACTGATACAAATGAATTCATCTGTTGGAGCCAG GAGGGCAACAGCTTCCTGGTGTTGGATGAACAGCGTTTTGCCAAGGAAATACTTCCCAAGTTTTTTAAGCACAACAACATGGCCAGCTTTGTCAGGCAGCTCAACATGT ATGGATTCCGTAAAGTTATGCACATTGACACAGGCATCGTGAAGCAGGAACGCGACGGACCAGTGGAATTTCAGCATCCCTTTTTCAAGCACGGACAGGATGACTTGCTGGAAAACATCAAGAGAAAG GTGTCTTCAGCAAGGCCAGAGGACCCTAAGATTCGGCAAGAAGGCCTGTCAAACATTCTGCTCAGTGTGCAGAATATCCAGGGTAAACAAGACAGTATGGATTCCAGACTTGCCTCTCTGAATAG GGAGAATGAGGCTCTGTGGAGGGAGGTGGCGGACCTGAGGCAAAAGCACGCCAGTCAGCAGCAAGTCGTGAAGAAG CTCGTGCAGTTCATCATTACGCTCGTCCAAAACAATCGTGTTTTGAGTTTGAAACGCAAGAG GCCTCTACTCATGAACAGTGGGAAGAAGCCCAAATTCATCCATCCCATTTTCGACGATCCTGTAGAGCACAGTAAA GGGTCCGCCAACGGCCTCAGTGGTTTAAAGAGCACCGCCGAGCTCACCGACGACGTCATCATCTGCGATGTCACCGACGACGACACGGAGATCGTGGACGACACCTCCAGGATCCTGGATCAGAC GGAGGTGGAGATTGTGGAGATGAACTGTGGGGATGACGCACTGGAGGGAAGGGGAGCACAGGGCATACTGAGGACAGAGTTTGAGGAACCCCCCAAAAGCCCCGCAGACAGCCCCCTGACCAGCAGCGCCCTACAGGTCAACAAGTCCCCTGGCCTGAGTCTGGAGGACCCCCTCAAATTAATGGACTCCATCCTCAGTGAAAACGGAGCCATCTCGCAGAACATCAACCTTCTGGGGAA GGTTGAGCTAATGGACTACCTGGACAGCATTGACTGCAGTTTGGAGGACTTTCAGGCCATGCTATATGGGAAACAGTTCATGGACTCAGACATTGTAGAG GAGACTGACAGCTCAAAAGAAAAGGCTGGTCAGTCGACCAAAGGGCTCAAGTCTGATGCCTCTAACACAG ATAAACAGCTGATCCAGTACACcacctgccccctgctggccttCTTGGACGGATGCACCCCGCTGGCTGAGTCGGGGCAGTCCAGCGGGGACCTGGGCGACACGCTGCTGGAGCCCAGCCTGGACCCGGAGCAGCCTCCCTGCGGGGCGTCCCTGGTCCACCTGGAGAgcctggagcaggaggagcagccgGTCCGGAGCTCGCTCATCCGGCTGGAGCCGCTGACGGAGGCCGAGGCCAGCGAGGCCACCCTGTTCTACCTGTGCGAACTGAGCCCGGAGGTGCCGGGCTCCGACACCTCCCACCTGGAGGTGTGA
- the hsf2 gene encoding heat shock factor protein 2 isoform X3 yields the protein MYMLFHEGNSFLVLDEQRFAKEILPKFFKHNNMASFVRQLNMYGFRKVMHIDTGIVKQERDGPVEFQHPFFKHGQDDLLENIKRKVSSARPEDPKIRQEGLSNILLSVQNIQGKQDSMDSRLASLNRENEALWREVADLRQKHASQQQVVKKLVQFIITLVQNNRVLSLKRKRPLLMNSGKKPKFIHPIFDDPVEHSKGSANGLSGLKSTAELTDDVIICDVTDDDTEIVDDTSRILDQTEVEIVEMNCGDDALEGRGAQGILRTEFEEPPKSPADSPLTSSALQVNKSPGLSLEDPLKLMDSILSENGAISQNINLLGKVELMDYLDSIDCSLEDFQAMLYGKQFMDSDIVEETDSSKEKAGQSTKGLKSDASNTDKQLIQYTTCPLLAFLDGCTPLAESGQSSGDLGDTLLEPSLDPEQPPCGASLVHLESLEQEEQPVRSSLIRLEPLTEAEASEATLFYLCELSPEVPGSDTSHLEV from the exons ATGTACATGCTCTTCCAC GAGGGCAACAGCTTCCTGGTGTTGGATGAACAGCGTTTTGCCAAGGAAATACTTCCCAAGTTTTTTAAGCACAACAACATGGCCAGCTTTGTCAGGCAGCTCAACATGT ATGGATTCCGTAAAGTTATGCACATTGACACAGGCATCGTGAAGCAGGAACGCGACGGACCAGTGGAATTTCAGCATCCCTTTTTCAAGCACGGACAGGATGACTTGCTGGAAAACATCAAGAGAAAG GTGTCTTCAGCAAGGCCAGAGGACCCTAAGATTCGGCAAGAAGGCCTGTCAAACATTCTGCTCAGTGTGCAGAATATCCAGGGTAAACAAGACAGTATGGATTCCAGACTTGCCTCTCTGAATAG GGAGAATGAGGCTCTGTGGAGGGAGGTGGCGGACCTGAGGCAAAAGCACGCCAGTCAGCAGCAAGTCGTGAAGAAG CTCGTGCAGTTCATCATTACGCTCGTCCAAAACAATCGTGTTTTGAGTTTGAAACGCAAGAG GCCTCTACTCATGAACAGTGGGAAGAAGCCCAAATTCATCCATCCCATTTTCGACGATCCTGTAGAGCACAGTAAA GGGTCCGCCAACGGCCTCAGTGGTTTAAAGAGCACCGCCGAGCTCACCGACGACGTCATCATCTGCGATGTCACCGACGACGACACGGAGATCGTGGACGACACCTCCAGGATCCTGGATCAGAC GGAGGTGGAGATTGTGGAGATGAACTGTGGGGATGACGCACTGGAGGGAAGGGGAGCACAGGGCATACTGAGGACAGAGTTTGAGGAACCCCCCAAAAGCCCCGCAGACAGCCCCCTGACCAGCAGCGCCCTACAGGTCAACAAGTCCCCTGGCCTGAGTCTGGAGGACCCCCTCAAATTAATGGACTCCATCCTCAGTGAAAACGGAGCCATCTCGCAGAACATCAACCTTCTGGGGAA GGTTGAGCTAATGGACTACCTGGACAGCATTGACTGCAGTTTGGAGGACTTTCAGGCCATGCTATATGGGAAACAGTTCATGGACTCAGACATTGTAGAG GAGACTGACAGCTCAAAAGAAAAGGCTGGTCAGTCGACCAAAGGGCTCAAGTCTGATGCCTCTAACACAG ATAAACAGCTGATCCAGTACACcacctgccccctgctggccttCTTGGACGGATGCACCCCGCTGGCTGAGTCGGGGCAGTCCAGCGGGGACCTGGGCGACACGCTGCTGGAGCCCAGCCTGGACCCGGAGCAGCCTCCCTGCGGGGCGTCCCTGGTCCACCTGGAGAgcctggagcaggaggagcagccgGTCCGGAGCTCGCTCATCCGGCTGGAGCCGCTGACGGAGGCCGAGGCCAGCGAGGCCACCCTGTTCTACCTGTGCGAACTGAGCCCGGAGGTGCCGGGCTCCGACACCTCCCACCTGGAGGTGTGA